A window of Panthera tigris isolate Pti1 chromosome A3, P.tigris_Pti1_mat1.1, whole genome shotgun sequence genomic DNA:
CTAATGACCAGAGATGCCACTAGTTGTCCTTCCCTACTTACTATTAATCTACTTATGAGCATCCAGTTTACAAACATATGTCTATAAATGGTCATTACCACCTTTGCCTGGCATAATCCTACTTTTTTTAGCCAAAGTTACTACTGTCCTCAAAAAACCAGTGCCTCCAGACCTCAGCTGCTCTTCCTTGCTATCCTTATATGGCCCTCCCCTACCTCTTCCTAGTATTCCATATGAGCCCCTACCCTGGGTACCCCCCGCCCCAGCGAGCTCCTCTGTTGAGTGGgaataaaattgtatttccttCACCCCAAATTGAAACTCACaatgaaatttccttttaaaacattgatgaaatagAGTACCATCAGCATTGTGGTTTGAATACATTGGGTTAAGTTAACCTGTGTGGGTAGCTTGGCTTGAAAACTGATGCATAGTTGCTAGTAACATTATATCTGTGGAAAtactaggaaaaaaatccaaactactgttttttaaacaaactttaaatcGGCAACCATCACATAAATTAGGAACTACCATTAGgggtcatgtttttttaaaaaattttaaagatctttgaTAACTTACTCAATAATCATTCATTTTGAATGAACAAAAACTATGGAACTGTTTTACTGACCCTGTGCAATCCTAGTCTTGGGTTGTTAAGAAGTGCTAAAATTACTACTTAAAGTaccctatggggcgcctgggtggctcggttgtctgtgcgtccaacttcgggtcaggtcatgatctcgcagctcatgaattcgagccccacatcaactctctactgtcagcatggagctggctttGGTTCCTGTCtccttgtcttcccctctccagctcctggtttctctctgtctcaaaaataaataaaaacatcaaaaaaaaatttaaatactgtaTAAGTTCTAAGAAAGACTTCTAAATtccatgtatttatatgtttaataCTTTAGCTGTTAAATTGCAGGACACAGAAAGACTTATATCTGAAGAGAAGGACCACATAGCCACTGAGTTATATAGCTTATGGTTCTACTCATGGTGACAGAATTATCAGCTGTCATTATACATATAGACTTCTCTTGAATAAACTGCCTGGTCTATAGGATTCAGCTCAAGAACCTCTTCCAAGAAATCTCTGGACTTTCCCATTTGACCTCCATGAAGGCAGAACTCACTTATGGAATTCTTTGCcttatttatttctgtacatATAGCATCTTGCATTGTGCCTCGTATATATGTAGGAGGCATtcagaaatgtttgctgagtggaggagttaaaaaaattaacttgtatCTGATCCTGATTAATcactatatgtaaataatataaaaagaaaataaattgtcactggttttattattgaaatttgtgttttttagatGGAAAATATCATCGGCAGATTAAAATAGAAGAGAATGCAACAGGTTTCAGTTACGAGTCACTTTTTCAAGAATATCTTAATGAAACAGTTACAGAAGTTTGGATACAAGATCCTTATATTAGACAGATTCATCAGGTAGgtgaaatgtagaaaaatatgatgaaatgtTACTTAAAATGTATGAGTTAGTAATAACCCATCATGATGTCTTTCAGCTGTATAACTTTCTTCGATTTTGTGAGATGCTTATTAAGAGACCGTGTAAAGTAAAAACCATTCATCTTCTCACCTCTCTGGATGAAGTAGGTATCTGGAAGCATTTACTCTTTCTTCATGAATTTTGTTTAGCTAGGAGATGTAGTTTGAGCAAGGAAATGTGGACACAGTGCTTCAGCTAGAGCTATTTCTTTGGGAATTGTACAACAATAGGCCTAAAATACCTTCAGAAAAATGCTATTgacttttctgattttgttgtATCTTACATTTGGCTACTTTGCTAAACTATAATTCAAATAGTTTGTCAGTTTAGTTTCTTGGATGTTCTAGGAGATGATCACACTGTCTGCACTATTGACAATTTTGTCTCTTTACCAATGATTAtatctttttcttgatttactGTATTGGCCTTCTGGTGGATCATAGCATGATAGTGAGCATCTCTATCTTGATTTTGATTTAAATAGGAATGCTTCTAAATAAACCAGAATTTTAAGATTAACTTGAAGAAAGCACCCCATCTTAATAACTAAAAAGCCTTACTAAAACACATTTTAGGAGATAGGATAGAATCGTGTTATGTgtacattagaaaaaaacaattattttgataaaaacaaCTGCCATTAAACTGCTTCATACTTTTATTGCTTCTTTGAGATAATAGACATTGAAACTAGTAtagaatttttcccattttatctaTGATACACATTGTGTAGcttaatgataatttaaaatagtaataactgaacagaaaatcatatttttcctattaacaGGGTAGTGGGAAAGAGCAGCAAAGTAGTGGCCTGCAAGAAATAAAAGAGTCACTCAAGAATCATGGAGTGCTGTTGGAATTAGAATATTCTTCTTCAGTACATGACCGAGAAATTAGGTTAGTGTAtagcaatattttaatttttatgcagttgaatatacttacttattttaatgcaatataattgcatataaatattcagtttattaaaattttaaataaagcacaattttagtatcttttcactttttaggAAAAAATCTGGCTTATTATATCTGAGTTTCATATCTCTTAATGGAATAGTTTACATGTTCTGTTTCATGTGAGAAGAGGAAGTACTTTTCTATTCAAGCATACATATAGTGTTGGGGTATTGGGATAATTTTCTGGtggtaatatttaatattctgatGCTTTTAGtattcacttatattttatgaaataatctCATAGGCATGACAGTATGCAGCAGTGTCTACAAGGAGACAGTATATGCAGGTATTTTAGTAATATGTTCCTCTGTTTCACACAGTAGCTTTCATATGTTTATAGTGAGTGCACCTTTAGTTTTAATGAAAACTTAAGCACAACCTAAATGCAAAACAGCTGAAAATGCAGCTGCTGTGGTTGAAGCAGAGGTCGGGGTCCAGAGCTCATCCTGCGTATGTCCTCCATCTCTAGGTAGGGAAACCCCTGCAACACACCATAGCCTGACCTGAATACACTTAGCAGAACAGGAAAGTTTTATCAGAGATCTGAAATTCAAGAATAAGATATAATTTACTTGACAAACTTGTTACCATCTAATCAAACCAACTAATGGTTTCTTtggacattttatttcattgtagaCACGGCCCATGAATAACTCCAAGTTTGGTTCAATTCATGCCACtggagaaaatgattttctttgttaGGGGGAAATTTTGCTGATACTTACTACACTACACCTTTGATAACTGTCTGACTTAAATGTCTGGAATATAATACTGTATACTATTTCAATAGGTTTAACAATGGATGGATGATTAAGATTGGAAGGGGACTTGATTATTTTAAGAAACCACAGGTAGGATATAGTCTTATGAGTAAGTATGTTGCactttttgtaacattttaacaaatcgctttggtcttttttataaaaaaaaaacaaaacacctcttttcttctcttcttagaGTCGTTTTTCCCTTGgatattgtgattttgatttaagACCATGTCATGAAACAACGGTGGACATTTTTCATAACaagcacacaaaaaaaatatGATGGGCAGTAACTTaatttgcattatatatttatattttaagtgaatattgattttgggttgtttttttttttttactttggacaGATCATTTCTATAATTATGTattcaataataaatttttacatttctactAATTTATGGATTCATTGTTCAGTTATGTAACCAAtcctaagtattttttataaatacattatttagtGGATTTACAGGGTTTCTAGTCATAtgattaatttaaacattttaccaGCTTTTCTCTTAATTTGACTATTGGGGAATGAATCAATAAACAATAAGAACCTATTAGGAAGATAAATTGGATGTTAATCTTGCCTCTGGGTAAGACATAAAGAGTCCAGGAGGAAAAACTCATGGATTAGAGTACTCTTAAAAGACAGATgggcttggggcacttgggtggctcagtcagttagcgtctgacttcggctcaggtcatggtcttgcccttcccgagttcaagccccacatcgggctctgtgctgacagctcagagcctggagcctgtttcagattttgtgtcttcctttctctctgcccctccccaactcacgctctgtctctctcaaaaataaacattaaaaaaaaagtttaaaaaaaagagagagatgggctTGTAGTTCTAATAACCaaggaaaaaattacaattaagtGTTTTTGGCAGAAGTACATTAACATTGATTTATCCAATATTACCTAACTTCATAAAGGCAAATCATCCCAATTATACAGATGCATTTTGCATCATTCAACCTTGGCTGGCACATTTGTAAAGCTTTGCGTCTTAGAATCAACTATTCTGGGTAAGCTCATCCATCCAGATGCCAGATGACTGGTTGGGGACAAAGACTAGGTTCCATggagataggcttggattgcagACTATCACATATGGAGAAGACAGAAGATTGCATTCAAGATTAAATAGCATGGAGGACCTAAGCCAGGTAGAAGCCACGGGAATATGATTGGGCAGAGTGGTCCTGGGTGGCTTGGACACCAGATTTATGTTTTACCTTTGGGAACCAGCAGTCACCTGACTGACTTGGCACAAAAGACCAAGAAGGAATTCCAGAGAAGttcctaatatttttctttaatgtgttcaGGTTCACATGCTGATAATGCTAAACCTGAAAAGACTCAAACCAGTTTGCCAAGTTTTATTATATTGGAATTCAGGGTCTCAGGACAGCACTTGGAACAAGTGTTGGACTTAATCAGAAGTTACTTTCTGCAAAGTATCGTAGCTTAGCTTGCCATCCTGTAGACATAGAGTGGCTTTTCATTCAGGTGAGAACATGTATTAGACCTCcttattttcatgttaaataaCAACTCTGATTTCTTCTAGAGCATGTGAACGTATCATTATAGAGACTCAGCAATCTATAACTCTGTGAAATTAACTTTTATCCAATCTACATAGGAATCCTGCCTAAGAGTCACTGATACTTAAGGGAGAGCACCTAACAGACATGCTATCGATAATACTAGATATTTGAAATCCATCCCCAGGTCCAATTAGGACATCAGAAGTCTACCAGATGCAAGTTACTTATTAAATACATCAAGAAATGTGCAAGAGCTATATGAGAAAACTATAAACTTTAtggaagaatataaaagaaaactagggaaaaacaaatgataTTCTCAAAATGGGAAGGCTTAATAAGATGTCACTTCTCCCTAAgttaatttataaactaaatgACAAAGACACTAACACTAGGAGACTTGCTTGACCAGCCAAAAAGACATAAAGctacaacatatatatttttaactgtatGGACATAAGAATGGACAAAACAGTAGCAAAGAATAAGGAGTCTGGAAACATCTGGGAGAGGAAGTGAATGTGTGTAAGAGCCCTCAACATACAATAAAGGTGTTGTTCATATTAGTGGGGAAAGAGTAgactattcaataaatgtttggaaaaaacaTTAGATATCTACCCCACATAGGGGTTATTGTGTTAAAGAgccaattaattaaaaaaaaattattttagctccACTAAATGTACTAAGTATAACATAAAACCCACGAATtatcaaggaaaggaaaaagcaaaagatgTGATCATGTAAATAGTTAAAACTTGACTAAAGAGACCAtgaaaagttaaaatgagatcaaatTTACAGCATACAGAGAAAAGGGTTAATAGTATTAATATATAAGAAagataccaggggcgcctgggtggctcagtaggttgagtgtctgacttcagctcaggtcatgatctcatgtctcgtGAGTTgaggccccatgtcgggctctgtgctgacagctcagagcccagagcctgcttcggattctgtgtctccctctctctctgcccctaacccacttgcattctgtcttcatctctcaaaaataagtaaacactaaaaaaaaaaaaaaaaaaaagaaagaaagaaagaaaaatagccagCTTTTCAGGAAGTAAGCTTAATCTTGCCTCTTTAACCTCACCAAGGACTTTGTCCTTTGAGCTATCTCCTTCTCTGCTCTATTGTTGCTGCCAGTACATATATCCCCAACTAGACacctatttctttgttcttcatgAACAAACTTCTTCAAGTTCTCTAttcaattttttcccattttctaccCACATATTCATACTTAACTCACTTCAACCAGGCTACCCAGTCACTCCACTGAAAATGCTCTTGTCAAGGTCAACAGTGACTTCCATATTACCATATCCAGTGGctactttcttcctgtttcttggcCTTTCAGGAGTATTTGACCCAGTTGGCCACTCCCTTCTTGAAACTCTCAAATTCTAAgaaacccattttttttcctcctccattgGCCTTCTCCTAAATTACATACTAAGTaataacctctttttttaaatttacactctCCTCCAAGTGATTATACCAGTAACTTCTTAGTGAAAAGCAACAGAAACTGCTCTTACCTGATGTAAGCAAAAAAGAGATTATAAAGAATAGTGGGTAGTTCAGTCTATCAACACAAGAGCTACAGACTTGGCCTTGGAGGTTctgcagtggaaaaaaaaaaaaaaaaacacatctagaATCACAACACAGAACTAATCAGATGATACCACTGCTGACTCCAATGCAAGGCCTGGCCTGAGTAGCCTTATTATTACTTATATCATTTAAAGTACAGGGCAATACACTGTCAGCCTCAGCACCTTTGCTGCCCCCAGATATTCAGGCTCCTGTCACTACTGCCAGAGAAGGATTTTCACCATCCCAGGTTCTCTGCATCATGATCcattcagaatctgaagcaactgCATCTGATTTTCAGAGCCTAAGTCCTGTACCCTCACCCTAGATTCAAGAGAGGCTAGGAAAAGAGTACAGTGAAAATTTCAGTTTCCATAAAGGGGGTGGTGGTGTTGGTTTGCAACTTCTGGAGTTCTCCAAGTGAAATTTCGAAACTGGCCTCCATACACTC
This region includes:
- the MITD1 gene encoding MIT domain-containing protein 1 isoform X3 — protein: MARSGQEQEAESTAAFKVLKRAMELDSESRYQQALVCYQEGIDLLMQVLRGTKDVTKKCNLRKQISSYMDRAEIVKKYTDQEKEDGKYHRQIKIEENATGFSYESLFQEYLNETVTEVWIQDPYIRQIHQLYNFLRFCEMLIKRPCKVKTIHLLTSLDEGSGKEQQSSGLQEIKESLKNHGVLLELEYSSSVHDREIRFNNGWMIKIGRGLDYFKKPQSRFSLGYCDFDLRPCHETTVDIFHNKHTKKI
- the MITD1 gene encoding MIT domain-containing protein 1 isoform X1 — translated: MARSGQEQEAESTAAFKVLKRAMELDSESRYQQALVCYQEGIDLLMQVLRDGKYHRQIKIEENATGFSYESLFQEYLNETVTEVWIQDPYIRQIHQLYNFLRFCEMLIKRPCKVKTIHLLTSLDEGSGKEQQSSGLQEIKESLKNHGVLLELEYSSSVHDREIRFNNGWMIKIGRGLDYFKKPQSRFSLGYCDFDLRPCHETTVDIFHNKHTKKI
- the MITD1 gene encoding MIT domain-containing protein 1 isoform X2, producing MDRAEIVKKYTDQEKEDGKYHRQIKIEENATGFSYESLFQEYLNETVTEVWIQDPYIRQIHQLYNFLRFCEMLIKRPCKVKTIHLLTSLDEGSGKEQQSSGLQEIKESLKNHGVLLELEYSSSVHDREIRFNNGWMIKIGRGLDYFKKPQSRFSLGYCDFDLRPCHETTVDIFHNKHTKKI